From a region of the Arachis ipaensis cultivar K30076 chromosome B09, Araip1.1, whole genome shotgun sequence genome:
- the LOC107618877 gene encoding octanoyltransferase, which translates to MRVLRSLEVLKLGVVNYLDALKLQEKLVLDRKSHRICDTLLSLQHPPTYTVGKRRTVHNLLIPQSELEQIGAELHYTQRGGDITFHGPHQAILYPIISLRDMGIGARSYVEKMELTMIEMAAQYGVKACPGLAGETGVWVGERKIGAIGVRISNGITSHGLAFNIDPDLSYFRHIVPCGIADKEVTSLRRETDSVLPPEEIIQEQLVSCFARIFGYDNLIWKEDASVVTDGTE; encoded by the coding sequence ATGAGGGTTTTAAGAAGCCTTGAGGTCTTGAAACTGGGAGTTGTCAACTACTTGGATGCCTTGAAACTGCAAGAAAAGCTGGTCTTGGATAGAAAATCTCATAGGATATGTGATACTCTTCTGTCTTTGCAACATCCACCTACATACACTGTTGGCAAGAGACGAACTGTTCATAATTTATTAATCCCACAGTCGGAATTGGAACAAATTGGAGCTGAACTTCACTACACACAACGGGGAGGAGACATTACATTTCATGGTCCACACCAAGCCATTTTATATCCTATCATATCACTTCGCGACATGGGAATCGGTGCTCGAAGTTATGTGGAAAAAATGGAGCTAACTATGATTGAAATGGCAGCTCAATATGGTGTGAAGGCTTGTCCTGGACTAGCTGGTGAGACAGGTGTGTGGGTTGGAGAAAGGAAGATAGGTGCCATTGGTGTTCGGATATCAAATGGAATCACTTCTCATGGTTTGGCATTCAACATTGACCCTGATTTAAGCTACTTTAGGCACATTGTTCCCTGTGGAATTGCTGATAAAGAAGTTACATCACTGAGAAGGGAGACAGATTCTGTTCTTCCACCTGAAGAAATAATACAGGAGCAGTTAGTTTCTTGTTTTGCAAGAATATTTGGTTATGATAACCTTATCTGGAAAGAGGATGCTTCAGTAGTTACTGATGGAACTGAATGA
- the LOC107619256 gene encoding ADP-ribosylation factor-like protein 8a codes for MLLSTGHYASFFFKQEMELSLIGLQNAGKTSLVNVIATGGFSQDMIPTVGFNMKKVTKGNVTIKLWDLGGQPRFRSMWERYCRAVSAIVYVVDAADHDNIPISRNELHDLLSKHSLNGIPLLVLGNKIDKPGALSEQELMEQMELKSINEREVSCYMISCKNSTNIDTVVDWLIKHSKSKN; via the exons ATGCTTTTGTCAACTGgtcattac GCTAGTTTCTTTTTCAAGCAAGAGATGGAGCTATCTCTGATTGGCCTTCAGAATGCTGGCAAAACTTCCCTTGTAAATGTTATTGCG ACTGGTGGATTTAGCCAAGACATGATCCCGACG GTAGGATTTAACATGAAAAAGGTAACCAAAGGGAATGTGACAATCAAATTATGGGACCTTGGAGGCCAACCAAGGTTTCGCAGTATGTGGGAGAGATACTGCCGTGCTGTTTCAGCTATTGT TTATGTTGTTGATGCAGCTGATCATGACAACATACCTATCTCTAGAAATGAGCTTCATGACTTGTTGAGCAAGCATTCTTTAAATGGCATTCCCCTGTTGGTTCTTGGTAACAAGATCGACAAACCAGGGGCTTTGTCTGAGCAAGAGCTGATGGAGCAAAT GGAACTAAAATCCATCAATGAAAGAGAAGTTTCTTGCTACATGATCTCATGTAAAAACTCCACAAACATTGACACAGTTGTTGATTGGCTTATTAAACAttcaaaatcaaagaattga
- the LOC107616767 gene encoding LIM domain-containing protein WLIM1-like — MATFGGTQQKCMACDKTVYLVDKLTADGRIFHKACFRCHHCRSTLKLSNYCSFEGVLYCRPHYDQLFKRTGSLDKSFEGIPKVQKERQPSEIERSPKHISNVFVGTTDKCVCCKKTVYPTERVTINGTPYHRGCFKCTYGGCTISSSNFVTHEGKLYCKHHHIQLFKEKGNYSQLENDVNTIAI, encoded by the exons ATGGCCACTTTCGGAGGAACCCAGCAAAAGTGCATGGCATGTGACAAGACGGTCTACCTTGTTGATAAGCTTACCGCCGATGGCCGTATCTTTCATAAGGCCTGCTTCCGTTGCCACCATTGCCGGAGCACCCTTAAG CTGAGCAACTACTGTTCTTTTGAGGGGGTGCTGTACTGCAGACCACACTATGATCAACTCTTCAAGAGAACTGGTAGCTTAGACAAAAGCTTCGAAG GAATTCCCAAAGTCCAGAAAGAAAGACAGCCCTCTGAAATTGAG AGAAGTCCTAAACATATCTCAAACGTGTTCGTGGGCACCACAGACAAATGTGTTTGTTGCAAAAAGACAGTGTATCCCACTGAGAGG GTTACAATTAATGGGACTCCTTACCATAGGGGCTGCTTCAAATGTACATATGGAGGTTGCACTATAAGCTCATCAAACTTTGTTACACATGAGGGGAAGCTCTATTGCAAACACCATCACATTCAACTCTTCAAAGAGAAAGGGAATTACAGCCAGCTCGAGAATGACGTCAACACCATTGCTATTTAA
- the LOC107619415 gene encoding cysteine-rich and transmembrane domain-containing protein A, giving the protein MSYYNQQQPPVGVPPPQGYPPESYGKDAYPPPGYPPQGYPPPPAYPAQGYPPPQYAPQYAQPPPPQQNSSGPGCMEGCLAALCCCCLLEACF; this is encoded by the exons ATGAGTTACTACAACCAGCAGCAACCACCCGTCGGCGTTCCTCCGCCGCAAG GTTATCCGCCGGAGTCATACGGAAAGGACGCTTATCCGCCTCCGGGATATCCGCCGCAAGGTTACCCTCCGCCGCCGGCCTACCCGGCGCAGGGATATCCTCCTCCGCAGTATGCTCCTCAGTACGCTCAACCTCCGCCTCCTCAACAGAATTCAAGTGGCCCTGGCTGCATGGAAGGCTG TTTGGCTGCTCTATGCTGCTGCTGCCTGCTGGAGGCCTGCTTCTGA
- the LOC107619292 gene encoding nucleobase-ascorbate transporter 4, translated as MAAGGGGKADDDFQPHPVKDQLPGVDYCITSSPSWPEGILLGFQNYLVMLGTIVFLSTLLVPLMGGGNVEKAEMIQTLLFVAAINTLLQTWFGTRLPVVVGASYAFIIPAISVAFSSRMSVFIDPHQRFKQSMRAIQGALIVASVFQIIIGFLGFWRIFARFLSPLSAVPLVTLTGLGFFALGFPKLANCVEIGLPALLILVIFSQYIPQIMKSRVVDRYSVIYSIGIAWAFSEILTAAGAYKGRSPITQLSCRTDRSGLISAAPWLRVPYPFQWGAPSFNVGDAFAMVAASLVAIIESTGTFIAASRFGSATPVPPSVLSRGIGWLGISNLVDAFFGTATGSTASVENAGLLGLTRVGSRRVVQISAGFMFFFSILGKFGAVLASIPLPIVAAVYCILFAYVASAGLCFLQFCNLNSFRTMFIIGFSLFMGLSVPQYFNEYLLISGHGPVHTRSIAFNSIVQVIFSSPGTVAIIVAYLLDFTMSRGHSATRRDSGRHWWGRFRNFDQDIRTEEFYSLPMNLNRFFPSF; from the exons ATGGCAGCAGGAGGAGGTGGAAAGGCTGATGATGACTTTCAACCTCATCCTGTGAAGGATCAACTTCCCGGTGTTGATTACTGCATTACCAGCTCCCCCTCATGGC cTGAAGGGATACTACTTGGGTTTCAGAACTACCTCGTTATGCTTGGCACCATCGTCTTTCTTTCTACCTTACTTGTCCCTTTGATGGGTGGTGGCAAT GTGGAGAAGGCTGAAATGATACAGACTCTGCTGTTTGTTGCTGCCATTAACACTCTCTTGCAGACATGGTTTGGAACAAGGCTTCCAGTGGTTGTGGGGGCTTCCTATGCCTTCATCATTCCCGCTATTTCCGTTGCTTTCTCCTCAAGGATGAGTGTTTTCATAGACCCTCACCAG AGATTTAAACAATCCATGAGAGCCATACAAGGTGCACTCATTGTTGCGTCCGTATTCCAAATCATAATCGGCTTCTTGGGATTCTGGAGAATATTTGCAAG GTTCCTTAGTCCCCTCAGTGCGGTTCCCCTTGTCACTCTTACTGGCCTTGGATTCTTTGCGCTTGGCTTCCCAAAA TTGGCAAATTGTGTTGAAATTGGGCTCCCTGCATTGCTTATTCTGGTGATATTTTCCCAG TACATTCCCCAGATAATGAAATCAAGAGTAGTTGATAGATACTCAGTAATATACTCTATTGGAATTGCATGGGCATTTTCTGAGATTTTGACTGCAGCTGGTGCATATAAAGGAAGATCACCAATTACTCAATTGAGTTGCCGTACTGATCGATCCGGGTTAATTAGTGCTGCTCCTTG GTTAAGAGTCCCATATCCATTTCAATGGGGAGCCCCTTCTTTCAATGTTGGTGATGCTTTTGCAATGGTTGCTGCTTCTCTAGTTGCAATTATAGAG TCAACTGGGACATTCATTGCAGCCTCAAGATTTGGAAGTGCAACTCCTGTTCCACCATCTGTCCTTAGCCGTGGTATTGGTTGGCTG GGAATCAGTAATCTTGTGGATGCCTTTTTCGGCACGGCAACTGGATCCACTGCATCAGT TGAAAATGCAGGACTCTTGGGTTTAACACGAGTTGGAAGCCGAAGGGTCGTTCAAATATCAGCAGGATTCATGTTTTTCTTCTCTATATTAG GAAAATTCGGAGCGGTTCTTGCTTCGATCCCATTGCCAATTGTAGCAGCTGTGTACTGCATTCTCTTTGCCTATGTAG CATCAGCAGGCCTTTGTTTTCTTCAATTCTGTAATCTGAACAGCTTCAGAACAATGTTCATCATTGGCTTTTCTCTCTTCATGGGCCTTTCTGTTCCTCAATATTTCAATGAATATCTGTTAATATCTGGTCATGGCCCTGTTCATACTCGTTCCATTGCT TTCAACAGTATAGTGCAAGTGATTTTCTCATCTCCAGGAACTGTGGCAATTATAGTAGCTTACTTGTTGGATTTTACCATGAGTCGCGGCCACAGCGCAACGAGGCGTGACAGTGGGAGACACTGGTGGGGAAGGTTCAGGAACTTCGATCAGGATATTAGAACCGAAGAGTTCTATTCCCTGCCTATGAACCTTAATAGATTTTTCCCTTCATTCTGA
- the LOC107616136 gene encoding cyclin-D4-1 translates to MSSSSASMLCVEDASEAISDHPSPPSLTALWQPYDDDSDISELIDAEARHMASADYLRRCGDGSVDVSARLDAINWMLKVQAFYEFHPVTAFLSINYMDRFLSLVSLPVRSRWAFQLLSVACLSVAAKMEEPQVPLLLDLQLFQPTLVFHPKTLRRMELCLLSNLNWTLRSVTPFHYLHYYLTNLPSSSSSFNRLQLLSAASDLILASTRVIKFLEFPPSAVAAAAVLCSAGHHHPHVFHHRVNHEMVRRCHQLMEDYVLDTCPASTTKATRGHPPPQSPVAVLDREKRFLFFPIKHYLYLDYKTKGHDLVDSWSG, encoded by the exons ATGTCTTCTTCCTCCGCTAGCATGCTGTGCGTCGAAGACGCCAGCGAAGCAATCTCCGACCACCCCTCTCCGCCATCATTGACAGCACTCTGGCAGCCCTACGACGATGATTCCGACATCAGCGAACTCATCGACGCAGAGGCGCGGCACATGGCGTCGGCGGATTACCTCCGGCGGTGCGGCGATGGTTCGGTGGACGTGAGCGCACGGTTGGACGCCATCAACTGGATGTTAAAG GTGCAGGCATTCTATGAGTTCCATCCAGTAACGGCCTTCCTTTCCATCAACTACATGGACCGCTTCCTCTCCCTCGTTTCTCTTCCGGTACGATCCAGGTGGGCATTTCAGCTACTATCCGTGGCGTGTTTGTCTGTGGCGGCGAAAATGGAGGAGCCACAAGTGCCTCTCTTGCTTGACCTCCAGCTTTTCCAGCCAACCTTGGTGTTTCACCCCAAAACCCTTCGCAGAATGGAGCTTTGCCTCTTGTCTAATCTCAACTGGACACTCCGTTCCGTTACCCCCTTCCATTACCTTCATTATTACCTCACCAacctcccttcttcttcttcttctttcaaccGGTTACAGTTACTCTCCGCTGCCTCCGACCTCATCCTCGCCTCCACCCGTG TGATTAAGTTCTTGGAGTTTCCGCCGTCCGCCGTGGCAGCTGCCGCCGTCCTCTGCTCAGCTGGCCACCACCACCCTCATGTATTCCACCACAGAGTAAACCAT GAAATGGTGAGACGCTGTCACCAACTAATGGAGGACTACGTGCTGGACACGTGTCCCGCATCCACCACCAAAGCCACGCGAGGCCACCCGCCACCTCAGAGCCCCGTCGCCGTCCTCGAC AGAGAAAAGAGGTTCCTTTTTTTCCCTATAAAACACTATTTATATCTCGATTATAAGACCAAGGGTCATGATTTGGTAGATTCTTGGTCCGGCTAA
- the LOC107616800 gene encoding uncharacterized protein LOC107616800 isoform X1: MNDAMAASECSSGVESGWTLYLDHSYSINHNSGYYEEEKRRNKHEDSTDEEDLSMVSDASSWPPHDDTNYDENQNNNNNGAFCNSASKSVKRQKKVKEVQVQHMPSYLHDTASSHVYDFSTNKVDDSNQQTYTESMLDCSQGFSATYFQRKSSCQEHFGFFQPSLSENELQENNSWYGGKGIGMR; this comes from the exons ATGAATGATGCAATGGCGGCTTCAGAATGCAGCAGTGGTGTTGAGTCTGGTTGGACTCTCTATCTAGACCACTCTTACAGCATTAACCATAATAGTGGTTACTATGAAGAGGAGAAGAGGAGGAACAAGCATGAGGATTCAACAGATGAGGAGGACTTGTCCATGGTTTCTGATGCTTCTTCTTGGCCTCCACATGATGACACTAATTATGATGAGAatcagaataataataataatggagccTTTTGTAATTCTGCTTCCAAATCAGTGAAGAGGCAGAAGAAGGTTAAGGAGGTTCAAGTTCAACACATGCCTTCTTATCTTCATGACACTGCTAGCTCTCATGTCTATGACTTCTCCACA AACAAAGTTGATGATTCCAACCAACAAACTTACACAGAGAGTATGCTAGATTGTTCACAAGGTTTCTCTGCCACTTATTTTCAG AGGAAATCTTCATGCCAAGAACACTTTGGTTTCTTTCAACCATCTCTATCAGAAAATGAACTTCAAGAAAACaa CAGCTGGTATGGAGGAAAAGGGATTGGAATGAGGTAA
- the LOC107616800 gene encoding uncharacterized protein LOC107616800 isoform X2 gives MNDAMAASECSSGVESGWTLYLDHSYSINHNSGYYEEEKRRNKHEDSTDEEDLSMVSDASSWPPHDDTNYDENQNNNNNGAFCNSASKSVKRQKKVKEVQVQHMPSYLHDTASSHVYDFSTNKVDDSNQQTYTESMLDCSQGFSATYFQRKSSCQEHFGFFQPSLSENELQENNWYGGKGIGMR, from the exons ATGAATGATGCAATGGCGGCTTCAGAATGCAGCAGTGGTGTTGAGTCTGGTTGGACTCTCTATCTAGACCACTCTTACAGCATTAACCATAATAGTGGTTACTATGAAGAGGAGAAGAGGAGGAACAAGCATGAGGATTCAACAGATGAGGAGGACTTGTCCATGGTTTCTGATGCTTCTTCTTGGCCTCCACATGATGACACTAATTATGATGAGAatcagaataataataataatggagccTTTTGTAATTCTGCTTCCAAATCAGTGAAGAGGCAGAAGAAGGTTAAGGAGGTTCAAGTTCAACACATGCCTTCTTATCTTCATGACACTGCTAGCTCTCATGTCTATGACTTCTCCACA AACAAAGTTGATGATTCCAACCAACAAACTTACACAGAGAGTATGCTAGATTGTTCACAAGGTTTCTCTGCCACTTATTTTCAG AGGAAATCTTCATGCCAAGAACACTTTGGTTTCTTTCAACCATCTCTATCAGAAAATGAACTTCAAGAAAACaa CTGGTATGGAGGAAAAGGGATTGGAATGAGGTAA
- the LOC107619771 gene encoding uncharacterized protein LOC107619771, whose protein sequence is MLMALTVAINKYASSNLQALHKTQQRKPPSTLTTITNNVELGRRSLILSTLIATTQVPESRTQLLQKYLKKSEENKDKNDKERLESYYKRNYKDYFDLMEGTLRAKNDEQLSDTEKGILDWLQRNK, encoded by the exons ATGTTGATGGCACTAACTGTCGCAATAAACAAGTATGCTTCTTCCAACCTTCAAGCACTTCATAAGACACAACAACGAAAGCCACCATCAACGTTAACCACCATTACCAACAACGTTGAACTTGGAAGGAGAAGCCTGATCTTATCCACTTTAATCGCCACCACCCAAGTTCCCGAATCTAGGACCCAGCTACTTCAAA AATATCTCAAGAAATCAGAGGAAAACAAGGACAAAAATGACAAAGAG AGGTTGGAGAGTTATTACAAGCGAAACTACAAAGATTACTTCGATTTGATGGAAGGAACTTTGAGGGCAAAGAATGATGAGCAGCTTTCGGATACAGAAAAGGGTATCCTTGATTGGTTGCAACGTAACAAGTGA
- the LOC107616134 gene encoding magnesium transporter MRS2-3-like → MMMNRRRSGIKREWAVAVVGAGGEMESLEAGKQEIMRRTRVAARDLRRMLSSSSRTTIAGRECAIVINLEHIKCIITANEALFLNSRDPSLVSLLHHFHNRIILPPSSSTNILPFEFVALEACLHASCTALETHSNILHQEAHTAFYKLTSEINILNLERVRQIKNRLLALTCRAQKVRDELERLLDNDEDMIEMYLTNKLRSEDAVSNIAELEMLLGAYLVQIGGTLNKLFTVREYAEETEEYINAMLKEKQDKLLQMAVRVGTANVIAEAFITVVGIFTINIHIDLFQKHALLPWIVGGCVASSIFLYVFAIVWYRHKHLLD, encoded by the exons atgatgatgaataGGAGGAGATCAGGAATTAAAAGGGAGTGGGCGGTGGCAGTGGTGGGGGCTGGCGGAGAGATGGAGTCGTTGGAAGCAGGGAAGCAGGAGATAATGCGGAGGACGCGGGTGGCGGCGCGTGACCTGAGGCGGATGCTCTCCTCCTCCAGCAGGACCACCATAGCTGGCAGAGAGTGCGCCATAGTCATCAACTTGGAGCACATCAAATGCATCATCACTGCCAATGAAGCTCTCTTCCTCAACTCCAGGGATCCCTCTCTCGTCTCCCTTCTTCACCACTTTCATAACCGCATCATCCTCCCTCCTTCCTCATCCACCAACATCCTTCCATTTGAGTTCGTTGCTCTCGAAGCATGCCTTCACGCTTCTTGCACCGCCTTAGAAACTCACTCTAATATATTGCACCAGGAAGCTCATACCGCCTTCTATAAACTAACCTCAGAGATTAATATTCTCAATTTGGAGCGCGTTCGCCAAATTAAGAACCGCTTACTTGCCCTTACTTGTCGTGCTCAGAAG GTGAGGGATGAGTTAGAGAGGTTGCTGGATAATGATGAAGACATGATTGAGATGTATCTTACAAACAAGTTACGTTCTGAAGATGCTGTGAGCAACATAGCGGAGCTTGAGATGCTCTTGGGAGCATACCTTGTGCAAATCGGTGGAACTCTCAACAAATTATTCACG GTGAGGGAGTATGCGGAAGAAACAGAGGAGTACATAAACGCGATGCTGAAGGAGAAACAGGACAAGCTGCTGCAAATGGCAGTGAGAGTGGGCACGGCAAATGTGATTGCGGAGGCCTTCATTACCGTCGTGGGTATTTTTACCATCAACATTCACATTGACCTGTTTCAAAAGCATGCCTTGCTTCCATGGATTGTAGGTGGCTGTGTTGCTTCTTCCATATTCCTCTATGTCTTTGCCATTGTTTGGTACAGGCACAAACACTTGCTGGATTAG
- the LOC107617141 gene encoding magnesium transporter MRS2-3-like, giving the protein MESLEAGKQEIMRRTRVAARDLRRMLSSSSRTTIAGRECAIVINLEHIKCIITANEALFLNSRDPSLVSLLHHFHNRIILPPSSSTNILPFEFVALEACLHASCTALETHSNILHQEAHTAFYKLTSEINILNLERVRQIKNRLLALTCRAQKVRDELERLLDNDEDMIEMYLTNKLRSEDAVSNIAELEMLLGAYLVQIGGTLNKLFTVREYAEETEEYINAMLKEKQDKLLQMAVRVGTANVIAEAFITVVGIFTINIHIDLFQKHALLPWIVGGCVASSIFLYVFAIVWYRHKHLLD; this is encoded by the exons ATGGAGTCGTTGGAAGCAGGGAAGCAGGAGATAATGCGGAGGACGCGGGTGGCGGCGCGTGACCTGAGGCGGATGCTCTCCTCCTCCAGCAGGACCACCATAGCTGGCAGAGAGTGCGCCATAGTCATCAACTTGGAGCACATCAAATGCATCATCACTGCCAATGAAGCTCTCTTCCTCAACTCCAGGGATCCCTCTCTCGTCTCCCTTCTTCACCACTTTCATAACCGCATCATCCTCCCTCCTTCCTCATCCACCAACATCCTTCCATTTGAGTTCGTTGCTCTCGAAGCATGCCTTCACGCTTCTTGCACCGCCTTAGAAACTCACTCTAATATATTGCACCAGGAAGCTCATACCGCCTTCTATAAACTAACCTCAGAGATTAATATTCTCAATTTGGAGCGCGTTCGCCAAATTAAGAACCGCTTACTTGCCCTTACTTGTCGTGCTCAGAAG GTGAGGGATGAGTTAGAGAGGTTGCTGGATAATGATGAAGACATGATTGAGATGTATCTTACAAACAAGTTACGTTCTGAAGATGCTGTGAGCAACATAGCGGAGCTTGAGATGCTCTTGGGAGCATACCTTGTGCAAATCGGTGGAACTCTCAACAAATTATTCACG GTGAGGGAGTATGCGGAAGAAACAGAGGAGTACATAAACGCGATGCTGAAGGAGAAACAGGACAAGCTGCTGCAAATGGCAGTGAGAGTGGGCACGGCAAATGTGATTGCGGAGGCCTTCATTACCGTCGTGGGTATTTTTACCATCAACATTCACATTGACCTGTTTCAAAAGCATGCCTTGCTTCCATGGATTGTAGGTGGCTGTGTTGCTTCTTCCATATTCCTCTATGTCTTTGCCATTGTTTGGTACAGGCACAAACACTTGCTGGATTAG